A region of the Vibrio rumoiensis genome:
TGTTAATCCCACTAAAAACAAAAGCAAAAAGCGAGCCTAAGCCCGCTTTACCATTTTAGTCATCGTTATCGCTAAACAAGTTTAGCAGTAACCGTAGCTCATTAGACGCTGGTAACGACGCTCCAAACGGTCATCATTATCTAATGCTTCAATTTCATCTAATTGTGCCAGCAACGTCGCCTTCATATTTTCAGCCGTAGTGACATAATCACGATGAGCGCCACCTAATGGCTCACTGATTACCGTATCAATCAGGCCGAGCTCTTTAAGACGAGGGGCAACTAAACCCATCGCTTCCGCAGCTTGCGGCGCTTTATCTGAATCACGCCATAAAATCGAAGCACAACCTTCTGGTGAGATAACAGAATACGTTGAGTATTGCAGCATGTTGACGTAATCGCCAACACCGATAGCAAGTGCACCACCCGAACCGCCTTCACCAACAACATTACAAATAACCGGTACTTTCAAACCTGACATCACTTTTAAGTTGCGAGCAATCGCTTCTGATTGACCACGCTCTTCAGCGCCAACACCAGGATAAGCCCCCGCAGTATCAATAAAAGTAATCACAGGAATGTTAAAACGCTCTGCCATTTCCATTAAACGCAACGCTTTGCGGTAACCTTCAGGGCGAGGCATACCAAAATTACGACGTACTTTTTCTTTGGTCTCGCGACCTTTCTGATGACCAATCACCATTACTGGACGGCCTTCAATACGAGCTAGCCCCCCAACAATCGCTTTATCATCAGCGTAAGCACGATCACCAGCAAGCTCATCAAACTCAGTGAAAACATGCTCAATATAATCGAGAGTGTATGGGCGTTTTGGGTGGCGAGCTAATTGAGCGACTTGCCATGCGCCTAAATCACTAAAGATCTTCTTCTT
Encoded here:
- the accA gene encoding acetyl-CoA carboxylase carboxyl transferase subunit alpha, with product MSLDSLEFEKPIVELEAKIEALREVSRHGGDASVDLEKEINQLEAKSLELKKKIFSDLGAWQVAQLARHPKRPYTLDYIEHVFTEFDELAGDRAYADDKAIVGGLARIEGRPVMVIGHQKGRETKEKVRRNFGMPRPEGYRKALRLMEMAERFNIPVITFIDTAGAYPGVGAEERGQSEAIARNLKVMSGLKVPVICNVVGEGGSGGALAIGVGDYVNMLQYSTYSVISPEGCASILWRDSDKAPQAAEAMGLVAPRLKELGLIDTVISEPLGGAHRDYVTTAENMKATLLAQLDEIEALDNDDRLERRYQRLMSYGYC